A single window of Sandaracinaceae bacterium DNA harbors:
- a CDS encoding fibrinogen-like YCDxxxxGGGW domain-containing protein → MLARYRALAAAFASLCLSALVLVGCYQSHTGSAASCGGDVCSEFEQCCATCERGPRCQSLDLPCPDVSGCDGCNDASDCGAGEVCIFAPGTCAPLGTCLPREEGCPRDCPGVCGCDGEEYCNACEARGLGVSVAMPGPCDGELCAGDVFCGVGERCCEGCFGEGFCVGADEPCPDIFCPGCFSNADCAPFEWCLPEEGLCGAEGVCIPRPDGCDADCPGVCGCDGLSYCNECEAASNGVAVRSETECEAEPCGRGGEVCDEGFFCEAFMGCGAGDAFACSPVPDVCPDIEAPVCGCDGVTYGNDCLARANRASIATGGPCETRRSCRAIQRDDPSAPTGVYRIEPEPGRAFDVLCDMETDGGGWTMVASTRRVPPDDARGGYHPGLTSTRPDAVVETIWDGMRAVVGPESDVRFTCGELARRDELVDLSFYRVGWYLEWTTGTDADSCFSEGNGRGYERPAPARRDNLTGRTVRRGTDWAAGFLEGEDSCDSPDDFTVDLIDRGMDSNQMDGTDWGRDDNQAKCGRGALRDGVWHVWVREI, encoded by the coding sequence ATGCTCGCTCGCTACCGTGCCCTGGCGGCCGCCTTCGCGTCGCTGTGCCTGTCTGCCCTGGTGTTGGTCGGCTGCTACCAATCCCACACGGGCTCCGCGGCGTCGTGCGGCGGCGATGTCTGCTCCGAGTTCGAGCAGTGCTGCGCGACGTGCGAGCGCGGGCCGCGCTGTCAGTCGCTCGATCTGCCCTGCCCCGACGTGTCGGGCTGCGACGGGTGCAACGACGCCTCCGACTGCGGAGCTGGCGAGGTGTGCATCTTCGCGCCCGGCACCTGCGCCCCACTCGGCACCTGTCTGCCACGCGAGGAGGGCTGCCCCCGCGACTGCCCCGGCGTCTGCGGTTGTGACGGCGAGGAGTACTGCAACGCCTGCGAGGCGCGCGGCCTGGGCGTGAGCGTCGCCATGCCCGGCCCGTGTGACGGGGAGCTCTGCGCAGGCGACGTGTTCTGCGGCGTCGGGGAGCGCTGCTGCGAGGGCTGCTTCGGAGAGGGCTTCTGCGTCGGCGCGGACGAGCCGTGCCCGGACATCTTCTGCCCGGGCTGCTTCAGCAACGCAGACTGCGCGCCCTTCGAGTGGTGCCTGCCCGAAGAGGGGCTCTGCGGCGCGGAGGGCGTGTGCATCCCGCGCCCCGATGGCTGCGACGCCGACTGCCCGGGCGTCTGCGGCTGCGACGGCCTGAGCTACTGCAACGAGTGCGAGGCGGCGAGCAACGGCGTCGCGGTTCGGTCGGAGACCGAGTGCGAGGCCGAGCCCTGCGGCCGGGGCGGCGAGGTCTGCGACGAGGGGTTCTTCTGCGAAGCCTTCATGGGCTGCGGCGCGGGCGACGCGTTCGCGTGCAGCCCGGTCCCCGACGTCTGCCCCGACATCGAGGCGCCGGTCTGCGGCTGCGACGGCGTGACCTACGGGAACGACTGCCTCGCGCGGGCCAACCGCGCGTCGATCGCGACGGGCGGGCCCTGTGAGACCCGCCGCTCGTGCCGCGCGATCCAGCGCGACGATCCGAGCGCGCCCACGGGCGTGTACCGGATCGAGCCCGAGCCCGGGCGCGCGTTCGACGTGCTCTGCGACATGGAGACGGACGGCGGCGGCTGGACGATGGTGGCCTCGACGCGGCGGGTGCCACCCGACGACGCGCGCGGCGGATACCACCCCGGGCTGACCTCGACCCGGCCAGACGCCGTGGTCGAGACGATCTGGGACGGCATGCGAGCGGTGGTCGGGCCCGAGAGCGACGTGCGCTTCACCTGCGGGGAGCTCGCGCGGCGCGACGAACTGGTCGACCTCTCCTTCTACCGGGTGGGCTGGTACCTCGAGTGGACGACGGGCACCGACGCCGACAGCTGCTTCAGCGAGGGCAACGGGCGGGGCTACGAGCGACCCGCGCCCGCGCGGCGGGACAACCTCACGGGGCGCACCGTGCGCCGGGGCACCGACTGGGCCGCGGGCTTCCTGGAGGGCGAGGACAGCTGCGACTCCCCGGACGACTTCACGGTCGACCTCATCGACCGCGGCATGGACTCGAACCAGATGGACGGGACCGACTGGGGCCGGGACGACAACCAGGCGAAGTGCGGCCGCGGCGCGCTCCGCGACGGCGTCTGGCACGTCTGGGTGCGGGAGATCTGA